TAATCCAGGCAGATCCGCCATAACGAAGCTGCGGCCATCTCCGGTTTCAACAACACCAAGGTTCGGTACAAGCGTTGTAAAATGGTATTCGGCAATTTTCGGTTTTGCCGAGCTTACTACAGACAGCAGCGTTGATTTTCCAACACTGGGGAATCCGACTAAGCCAACATCTGCAAGAAGCTTAAGCTCCATGATAATGTTTCGTTCCTGTCCCGGTTCTCCATTCTCAGAAAGCTCAGGAGCAGGGTTTGAAGGTGTTGCAAAACGGCTGTTTCCGCGTCCTCCGCGTCCGCCTTTTGCAATAACAGCCTGCTGTCCATGCTCAGTCAGGTCAGCAATAACCGTTCTTGTTTCTTCTTCCATAACCACTGTGCCCGGCGGAACTTTAACAACCATCGGCGTTGCATTTCTGCCATGCTGATTTTTCGACATGCCGTGCTGTCCGCGGTCTGCTTTGAAATGACGCTGATAGCGGAAATCCATTAATGTGCGCAGGCCTTCTTCAACTTCAAAAATAACGTCAGCGCCTTTACCGCCATCGCCTCCTGCAGGACCGCCCTTTGGTACATATTTCTCGCGGCGGAACGCAACAAGCCCGTTTCCTCCGTCGCCGCCTTTTACATATATTTTCACCTGATCTATAAACATGGTAATCCTCCGCTCCAAGCCAATTATGCGACACCGACCGCAACGGTCAGTTCATCCGGGGAAAGTTCATAATGCATTACTGACACTTGATTTTTTTCATTTGATTTTAACCAATTTAATAACAAAGCTTTCTCTGTTATTATGCCATTAAAATCAAAAAAGAATCGAACTTGTCCCTGATTGGCTTCTGTTTCTATTGTGATGCTCAAATGATTCTCTGTACACCTGTCAACGGAATCATCAAGAATCTGAAAGAACTGCTTACACCACTCGGTAACCTTCAGATCGTATTCCGACAAGTCACTAATGGCCCCAAGGACTTCATACTCCAGAGAATAGTGATGCCTTTTCCAGTTGAACGTCATTAAGAGGCTTGCAAATGACAGCATTTTTAAATTGCAAAGCTTCGATTCGCTTTGTGTTTCGATGACGATTTCTTCAATAATCTGCTGTACGCGATCGTGTCTATTTAATGATAAGTTTCCTTTGATTAATTGCAGTTTATTCATCCAATCGTGACGTGAATGACTTAACACATCGACAATATTCCACTCTTCATTTGTTTTTTTCATGTCGGCACTCCTACTCCCTTTTCTCTATTCTTTTCTCTAGGAGCTTCAAGACTTGGAAACTGAATGTCGTACTAAATTATAACAAACTATCCGGGGGAAAATAAGTGCAATTTGAAAAAAGCAAGAGGAAATCAATGATATGGGGAGGTTTTCCTGATAATAATGACTGTTTTCACTAGGGTTGCCGCTTTGCGTATGTGAATCAGTCCGCATTATTTCGTTATCATCCCCGCTTAAAAAAAGGGGGCTAAAAACAGCGTTCTAAAATAAAGAAAAACTCTAACCAGAGGCTAGAGTTTTCCTAAAAGAAATTATGCTTCTTGTGCTACAGGATATACGCTAACTTTTTTACGGTCACGTCCGAAACGCTCGAAACGTACAACTCCGTCCACTTTCGCGAAAAGAGTGTCGTCACCGCCGCGGCCAACGTTTTCACCTGGGTAAATTTTCGTTCCGCGTTGACGGAAAAGGATAGAACCACCGCTTACGAATTCGCCATCCGCACTTTTAGCACCAAGGCGCTTTGAGATTGAATCACGACCGTTCTTGGTAGAACCTACTCCTTTTTTAGAAGCGAAGAACTGAAGATCTAAATTTAAAAACATTCTAGTCCACCTCCTGCTGATTGTTATTTATCGTTATTTTTATGAAATGTCCATAGTTCAATTCAATTGACTGCAGCGATACGAGCATGCCTTCAAGCAGCAGCTGAGCCTGTTCGCCCGCTTTATGCCCGGGTTCATGAGGCAGCTGAAACGAAAGAAATCCTCCGTCTCCTCCCTGCTCGATAATCGGCGTTATTCCTGTTAACTTATGTATCGCATTAACAGCGCCAAATGTGACAGCAGATGCTCCGGCACAGACAATATCCTTTCCATGTACATCGAAATCGGCATGTCCAGATAATGTAAAGGATTCAATTAAACCGCTGCTGTTGCGGTTAATGACTGCTTTTATCATCTTAAAAGGCCTTAAGCGTTGATTGCGTCAATAACAAGTTTCGTGTATGGTTGACGATGACCTTGTTTTTTGCGGTAGTTTTTCTTAGCTTTGTATTTGAATACAGTGATCTTTTTAGCGCGGCCTTGTTTTTCAACTTTCGCTGTAACAGTCGCACCATCAACGATCGGGCTACCAACTTTCACGTCATCTCCGCCAATGAATAAAACTCTGTCAAAAGTAACAGTGTCGCCTTG
The window above is part of the Metabacillus dongyingensis genome. Proteins encoded here:
- the obgE gene encoding GTPase ObgE; the encoded protein is MFIDQVKIYVKGGDGGNGLVAFRREKYVPKGGPAGGDGGKGADVIFEVEEGLRTLMDFRYQRHFKADRGQHGMSKNQHGRNATPMVVKVPPGTVVMEEETRTVIADLTEHGQQAVIAKGGRGGRGNSRFATPSNPAPELSENGEPGQERNIIMELKLLADVGLVGFPSVGKSTLLSVVSSAKPKIAEYHFTTLVPNLGVVETGDGRSFVMADLPGLIEGAHEGVGLGHQFLRHIERTRVIVHVIDMSSGEGRDPYEDYLTINAELKEYNLRLTERPQIIVANKMDMPESEENLAAFKEKLEDDLPIFPVSAITREGVRELLFEIMNTIEKTPEFPLYEEEDLSDHRVLYKFDKEAAEFEITRDSDGTFVVSGEKVEYLFKMTNFLREESIRRFSRQLRGMGVDEALRQRGAKDGDIVRLLEFEFEFVE
- a CDS encoding sporulation initiation phosphotransferase B, whose amino-acid sequence is MKKTNEEWNIVDVLSHSRHDWMNKLQLIKGNLSLNRHDRVQQIIEEIVIETQSESKLCNLKMLSFASLLMTFNWKRHHYSLEYEVLGAISDLSEYDLKVTEWCKQFFQILDDSVDRCTENHLSITIETEANQGQVRFFFDFNGIITEKALLLNWLKSNEKNQVSVMHYELSPDELTVAVGVA
- the rpmA gene encoding 50S ribosomal protein L27, yielding MFLNLDLQFFASKKGVGSTKNGRDSISKRLGAKSADGEFVSGGSILFRQRGTKIYPGENVGRGGDDTLFAKVDGVVRFERFGRDRKKVSVYPVAQEA
- a CDS encoding ribosomal-processing cysteine protease Prp; the encoded protein is MIKAVINRNSSGLIESFTLSGHADFDVHGKDIVCAGASAVTFGAVNAIHKLTGITPIIEQGGDGGFLSFQLPHEPGHKAGEQAQLLLEGMLVSLQSIELNYGHFIKITINNNQQEVD
- the rplU gene encoding 50S ribosomal protein L21, with product MYAIIETGGKQIKVEAGQAIYVEKLAGEQGDTVTFDRVLFIGGDDVKVGSPIVDGATVTAKVEKQGRAKKITVFKYKAKKNYRKKQGHRQPYTKLVIDAINA